In bacterium, a genomic segment contains:
- the murQ gene encoding N-acetylmuramic acid 6-phosphate etherase: MSKSVFNELKYLATEARNPNTMGLDTMSTREILEAMNREDRSVPEIVAQAIPQIEKAVELVVNAFRSGGRLIYVGAGTSGRLGIIDAAECPPTFGTEPWMVQGFIAGGQGAVFKAVEGAEDDSEQAGKDLDICCINQNDVICGITASRRTPYVIGSLNYAKDRAAKRMLVICNMEPDTANDIADVVISVPVGPEVLTGSTRLKAGTATKLVLNMITTAAMVRLGKCYENLMVDLRAGSEKLRARSRRIFMELTGADYEWADQVLTQAAGELKTALVMHFRGVSAEHARDLLDQHGGIVRKAMEERMKDEG, translated from the coding sequence TCAAAATCCGTCTTTAATGAACTGAAATATCTCGCCACCGAGGCCCGCAATCCGAACACAATGGGACTCGATACAATGTCCACACGCGAGATTCTGGAGGCGATGAACCGCGAGGATCGCTCCGTCCCCGAAATCGTTGCGCAGGCGATTCCGCAGATCGAGAAGGCCGTCGAACTGGTGGTGAACGCTTTCCGTAGTGGCGGACGGTTGATCTACGTGGGGGCGGGGACTTCGGGCCGGCTGGGGATTATTGACGCCGCCGAGTGCCCGCCGACCTTCGGAACCGAGCCGTGGATGGTGCAGGGATTCATTGCGGGCGGACAAGGAGCGGTGTTCAAGGCGGTGGAAGGGGCCGAGGATGACAGCGAGCAGGCGGGCAAAGACCTAGACATTTGTTGCATAAATCAAAATGATGTGATATGTGGCATAACGGCCTCGCGTAGGACTCCGTATGTTATTGGTTCTCTTAACTATGCGAAGGATCGTGCGGCAAAACGAATGCTTGTTATATGCAACATGGAGCCTGACACCGCGAATGATATAGCCGACGTGGTGATCTCGGTTCCGGTAGGGCCAGAGGTGCTGACCGGTTCGACACGACTGAAAGCGGGGACGGCCACCAAGCTGGTCTTGAACATGATCACCACGGCGGCGATGGTGCGGCTGGGCAAGTGTTACGAGAATCTGATGGTGGACCTCCGCGCGGGATCGGAGAAGCTGCGGGCGCGTTCGCGGCGGATCTTCATGGAGCTGACGGGCGCGGACTACGAGTGGGCGGATCAGGTACTCACGCAGGCGGCCGGCGAGCTCAAGACGGCGCTGGTGATGCACTTCCGCGGCGTCTCCGCCGAGCACGCCCGCGACCTCCTCGACCAGCATGGCGGGATTGTGAGAAAAGCGATGGAGGAAAGGATGAAGGATGAGGGATGA